A window from marine bacterium B5-7 encodes these proteins:
- a CDS encoding acriflavine resistance protein B: MAKFTDIYIKRPVLASVISLLILLLGFKSLSSLGVRQYPKMENTVIQVNTSYPGASAALVQGFITTQIEQSVASADGIDYLTSSSTQGSSSISAYIKLGFDPDKAFTDIMSKVASVTNNLPKASEQPVIEKNTGSQIALMYIGFSSKDLSQAQVNDYLVRVVQPKLETVEGVSEADILGSHQFAMRIWLNPQRMAALGVNPQEVNDALLKNNFQSAAGETKGMYVAYNIRASTDLHTAKEFQQIVVKQNNGTLVRLQDVAKVELGASSYSSNVRFNGKNGVFVAITAVPSANPLSVINRVLKLYPKIKDHLPDSISSSIGYDATTYIRDSIHEVMTTILEAALIVILVIFMFLGSFRSVLIPVVTIPLSLIGVCTLMLALNYTLNLLTLLAMVLAIGLVVDDAIVVVENVYRHIEEGHKPYEAALLGAREIAVPVISMTITLAAVYAPIGFMGGITGILFKEFAFTLALSVIISGIIALTLSPMLCSKLLSHEIGEGKLVKLIDSTFARLRARYEKVLAGTLACRPAIVLMAIVVICSCFFLFANTKSEMAPQEDEGALFFLGTGPQYANISYTSAFTEQIHKIIRSFKETDQDFIVAGSNGANTSFGGMILKPWSQRKRTAMQIFPEFKNKLNAVSGLQTIAIQPPSLPVSGSAVPIQVVIHATDGYKPMYEYSQKLMQAAQASGKFLFIQNSLMYNQPQIDIAIDRAKVALMGLNMQSVGAALANSLGGNYTNWFSIAGRSYKVIQQVPRLYRMTPEKLKHIYVKADNGNMVPLSTVVHLSHSVQPNNLSRFQQLNSATLQGAPMPGISLGEAIKFLQDKAADILPNSYSVGYAGQTRQYIQEGNALMITFFFAIIIIFLVLAAQFESYRDPFIVLITVPMSICGALIPLNLGAATINIYTQIGLVTLIGLISKHGILLVEFANQLQVEENLSPMEAIKKSAAIRLRPVLMTTAAMILGVFPLIIATGAGAVSRFDIGIVIASGMAIGTCFTLFVVPTMYSLIASDKRQTAPAVDVSE, encoded by the coding sequence ATGGCTAAATTTACCGATATCTATATTAAACGTCCGGTGCTGGCCAGTGTGATCAGCTTGCTGATCCTATTATTAGGGTTCAAATCATTGAGCTCGCTCGGCGTACGCCAATATCCCAAAATGGAAAACACCGTGATTCAGGTGAACACCAGCTATCCTGGGGCCAGTGCTGCATTGGTGCAAGGATTTATCACCACACAAATCGAACAATCTGTGGCAAGTGCTGACGGTATTGATTACCTCACCTCGTCAAGCACACAAGGCAGCAGCAGTATCTCTGCTTACATTAAATTAGGCTTTGATCCAGACAAAGCGTTTACCGATATCATGAGTAAAGTTGCCAGTGTCACCAATAATTTACCCAAAGCCAGTGAACAACCCGTCATTGAAAAAAATACAGGGTCGCAAATCGCGCTAATGTATATTGGTTTCTCTTCCAAAGATTTATCGCAAGCCCAGGTGAATGATTACCTTGTGCGCGTGGTTCAACCAAAATTAGAAACCGTAGAAGGTGTTTCTGAAGCAGACATTCTTGGTAGCCATCAATTTGCGATGCGTATTTGGTTAAACCCTCAACGTATGGCCGCACTCGGTGTGAACCCACAAGAAGTGAATGATGCCCTCCTGAAAAATAACTTCCAATCTGCTGCCGGTGAAACCAAAGGCATGTACGTTGCGTATAATATTCGTGCTAGCACTGATTTACATACAGCAAAAGAATTTCAGCAAATTGTTGTTAAACAAAATAATGGCACACTGGTACGCTTACAAGACGTTGCTAAAGTAGAACTCGGCGCCAGTTCGTACAGCAGTAATGTTCGATTTAATGGTAAGAACGGTGTGTTCGTTGCCATCACCGCGGTACCCTCTGCAAATCCATTATCTGTGATCAACCGCGTATTGAAGCTCTATCCAAAAATCAAAGATCATTTGCCCGACTCTATTAGCTCTAGTATTGGCTACGATGCCACTACCTATATTCGCGACTCTATCCACGAAGTGATGACCACCATTCTTGAGGCCGCGCTGATTGTGATTTTGGTGATTTTCATGTTCTTAGGATCATTCCGCTCAGTATTGATTCCTGTCGTGACGATCCCTTTATCTTTGATTGGTGTCTGCACGCTGATGCTCGCGCTCAACTACACTTTAAACCTATTAACCTTGTTAGCCATGGTGCTCGCCATTGGGCTGGTAGTCGATGATGCCATTGTCGTGGTAGAAAATGTCTATCGTCACATTGAAGAAGGTCATAAACCCTACGAAGCCGCCCTACTCGGTGCGCGTGAGATTGCGGTGCCTGTTATTTCTATGACAATTACACTTGCCGCGGTATACGCGCCCATTGGCTTCATGGGCGGGATTACGGGTATTCTTTTCAAAGAGTTTGCCTTTACCTTAGCGCTCAGTGTGATCATCTCGGGTATCATCGCATTAACCCTCTCACCGATGCTTTGTTCCAAATTACTCTCGCACGAAATTGGCGAAGGTAAATTGGTTAAATTAATCGATTCCACTTTCGCTCGCTTGAGAGCCCGCTATGAAAAAGTGCTCGCCGGCACCCTAGCCTGCCGCCCAGCCATTGTCTTAATGGCGATTGTCGTTATTTGCAGCTGCTTCTTTTTGTTTGCAAACACTAAATCAGAAATGGCCCCACAAGAAGATGAAGGCGCGCTCTTCTTCTTAGGTACTGGCCCGCAGTATGCGAACATCTCTTATACTTCCGCCTTTACTGAGCAGATTCATAAAATCATTCGTTCATTCAAAGAAACCGATCAAGACTTTATTGTCGCTGGTTCTAATGGTGCAAATACGTCGTTTGGTGGGATGATCTTAAAACCGTGGAGCCAACGAAAACGCACAGCCATGCAAATATTCCCGGAATTCAAAAACAAATTAAATGCAGTTTCAGGCTTACAAACCATTGCCATTCAACCCCCGTCATTACCCGTCAGTGGTAGTGCTGTGCCTATCCAAGTCGTGATTCACGCCACCGATGGCTATAAACCCATGTATGAATATTCACAAAAACTCATGCAAGCTGCGCAAGCTAGCGGGAAGTTCTTATTTATTCAGAATTCGTTGATGTATAACCAACCGCAAATTGACATTGCTATCGATCGCGCAAAAGTCGCGTTAATGGGCTTAAATATGCAATCTGTCGGTGCAGCACTGGCAAATAGTTTAGGTGGTAACTACACCAACTGGTTTAGTATCGCAGGTCGGAGTTACAAGGTGATCCAACAGGTCCCTCGACTATATCGCATGACACCTGAAAAGCTTAAACACATCTATGTAAAAGCTGACAATGGCAACATGGTACCGCTATCCACTGTTGTACACTTATCGCATTCTGTGCAGCCGAATAATTTATCACGCTTCCAACAGTTAAATTCTGCCACGTTACAAGGTGCACCGATGCCAGGCATTAGCTTGGGCGAAGCCATTAAATTCTTGCAAGATAAAGCCGCTGACATCTTACCGAACTCCTATTCTGTGGGTTATGCTGGGCAAACACGTCAATACATTCAAGAAGGTAATGCACTGATGATCACCTTCTTCTTTGCCATTATTATTATTTTCTTAGTGCTTGCGGCCCAGTTCGAAAGTTATCGCGACCCATTTATTGTCCTTATTACGGTGCCCATGTCGATTTGTGGGGCATTGATCCCGTTAAATCTGGGCGCCGCGACTATCAACATATACACCCAGATTGGCTTGGTAACCTTGATCGGTTTAATCAGTAAACATGGGATTCTGCTGGTGGAATTTGCGAATCAATTACAGGTGGAAGAAAATCTAAGCCCCATGGAAGCCATTAAAAAGTCTGCGGCCATTCGTTTACGCCCAGTCTTAATGACCACCGCTGCGATGATTCTAGGTGTCTTCCCGTTGATTATCGCCACGGGTGCTGGCGCAGTGAGCCGTTTCGATATCGGCATCGTGATTGCATCAGGTATGGCTATTGGTAC
- a CDS encoding mevalonate kinase codes for MSFDFTTTTHGKWILAGEHAVLRGCPALVFPVRSCSLQLSIQKSDTLALTGANGIQEAVNKVIQRALELLDKPESELTGQLEIQNTIPVGCGMGASAALCVAIGRWMHWLGWLHEHDLFEFACELENLFHGESSGADVMVAMTQQGMLFARHGTSELITLNWQPIWLLTHSGTQGNTAECIARVKELLASQPPLGQHIDESMRKSVQLAQAALRSDTSAGHAQLAEAINQASDCFQAWGLITPTLAEHQEMLKQHGALASKPTGSGAGGFVLSLWKKMPENLPVTPMVI; via the coding sequence ATGTCATTTGATTTCACCACGACCACGCATGGCAAATGGATTTTAGCCGGTGAACACGCCGTATTGCGTGGCTGCCCCGCTTTAGTGTTCCCTGTGCGTAGCTGTTCATTGCAACTGTCCATACAAAAAAGTGACACGCTGGCCTTAACCGGCGCAAACGGCATACAAGAAGCTGTTAACAAGGTCATCCAGCGCGCACTCGAGTTACTCGACAAACCTGAATCCGAGCTCACTGGCCAGCTTGAAATACAAAACACCATTCCTGTTGGCTGCGGTATGGGCGCGTCAGCGGCATTATGTGTGGCGATTGGTCGCTGGATGCACTGGTTGGGCTGGTTACATGAACACGATTTATTCGAATTTGCCTGTGAATTAGAAAACCTCTTCCATGGCGAGAGCAGCGGCGCCGATGTGATGGTCGCGATGACTCAGCAAGGTATGTTATTTGCACGTCACGGCACCAGTGAACTCATCACGCTAAATTGGCAACCTATCTGGCTGCTAACGCACAGTGGCACACAAGGCAACACTGCAGAGTGTATTGCACGTGTAAAAGAATTACTGGCCTCTCAGCCACCATTGGGGCAACACATTGACGAATCCATGCGTAAAAGCGTGCAGTTAGCGCAAGCAGCCCTGCGATCAGATACCTCCGCTGGGCACGCACAACTTGCAGAAGCTATCAATCAAGCATCGGATTGTTTTCAAGCCTGGGGCTTAATCACGCCGACACTGGCAGAACACCAAGAGATGCTAAAACAACACGGCGCACTTGCCAGTAAACCCACGGGTTCAGGTGCTGGCGGATTTGTTCTCAGCTTATGGAAAAAAATGCCAGAGAATCTGCCGGTTACACCCATGGTGATATGA
- a CDS encoding MexH family multidrug efflux RND transporter periplasmic adaptor subunit, which produces MKKRMLIMIIFLAILFGGIFSYDAFRAHMMKQYFANFHMPAQTISTTVAKNVTWDNRIPAVGTLVAVNGVNVNPQVEGQIVKITFKSGQIVPQGKPLVMLDSRLDQADLANYQAQLTLAKIDYERNAKLLKSSAASQSTVDTSMATLRETQAKVDYYKTLVDYKTIRAPFDGKMGLMSANVGQYLRKGDSIGSLQALDPLYVNFGLPEQDVSRVKVGNKVALTTDAFPKQVFKGQVNAINALVDQTTRNIKVQAKIPNPMRVLYPGMFVNVSLQLPNSQNFLTVPQTAVAYSLYGNSVYKVVDDPKTKQKIAKQVFVKLGEQRGLDVAILKGIAAGDVVVTSGQLKLHNGSPVAINNSIKLNSTSLPNG; this is translated from the coding sequence ATGAAAAAACGTATGTTAATCATGATTATCTTTCTCGCGATACTATTCGGCGGGATTTTTAGCTATGACGCTTTCCGCGCGCATATGATGAAGCAATACTTTGCTAACTTCCACATGCCCGCACAAACGATTTCTACAACCGTCGCAAAAAATGTGACATGGGACAATCGCATTCCTGCCGTCGGCACCTTGGTCGCCGTTAATGGCGTCAACGTTAACCCTCAGGTTGAAGGGCAGATTGTCAAAATCACCTTCAAATCAGGTCAAATCGTGCCACAAGGCAAACCGCTTGTCATGTTAGATTCTCGCTTAGACCAAGCCGATCTCGCCAACTATCAAGCACAACTCACACTGGCAAAAATTGATTACGAACGTAATGCTAAATTATTAAAAAGCAGCGCCGCATCTCAATCAACAGTTGATACATCCATGGCAACCTTAAGAGAAACCCAGGCCAAGGTCGATTACTATAAAACACTCGTTGACTATAAAACGATTCGTGCACCATTTGATGGAAAGATGGGGTTAATGTCAGCTAATGTCGGACAGTATCTAAGAAAAGGTGACAGCATCGGCAGCTTACAGGCCCTAGACCCGTTGTACGTGAACTTCGGTTTGCCCGAACAAGATGTCAGCCGCGTAAAGGTCGGTAATAAAGTCGCCCTCACGACAGATGCTTTTCCTAAGCAAGTATTTAAAGGACAAGTGAATGCGATAAACGCCTTGGTTGATCAAACCACGCGGAATATTAAGGTACAAGCAAAAATCCCTAATCCTATGCGTGTGCTCTACCCTGGTATGTTTGTCAACGTCAGCTTGCAGCTACCTAACTCGCAAAACTTCTTAACGGTGCCGCAAACTGCTGTCGCGTACAGCTTGTACGGTAACTCTGTTTATAAAGTCGTTGATGACCCTAAAACAAAACAAAAAATTGCAAAGCAAGTCTTTGTTAAGTTGGGGGAACAACGTGGCCTGGATGTTGCCATCCTTAAAGGGATAGCAGCAGGTGATGTGGTCGTCACATCAGGTCAATTGAAATTACACAATGGTAGCCCTGTGGCTATCAATAATAGCATTAAGCTAAACAGTACGAGTTTGCCAAATGGCTAA